One segment of Dolichospermum sp. DET69 DNA contains the following:
- a CDS encoding NAD-dependent epimerase/dehydratase family protein — MNLQNKTLLITGIDEFIGLRAAELAIAQGMKVRGIQSSQVKDQTAQKLGIEILVGNITDSVFCVKACQGVDIVLHNAQLAEEAGDIKHFREINVSGTVNIAKAAKQAGVKTFVHLSTALVYGFDYPEKVTELGALSGENNAYCQTKIEAEIEVLKLNNAPEFGVIVIRAGDVYGPGSLPWIVRPIHMMRQKLFAYANEGKGVMNHLYVDNLIDAIFLAIEKLAYGEVFNITDGKETSWKDYFIHLASLENLPAPMSLPKEEMKLFLRVRLQGQKLFRKKADILPESVDFMSRPYAYSIAKAESVLNYQAKVDLAEGMRRTHEWLQKTDIQKLMK, encoded by the coding sequence ATGAACCTCCAAAACAAAACTCTGCTGATTACTGGAATTGATGAATTTATTGGTTTACGTGCAGCCGAACTAGCTATAGCGCAAGGGATGAAAGTCCGAGGGATACAAAGTTCCCAAGTTAAGGATCAAACAGCACAAAAATTAGGTATTGAAATTTTAGTTGGTAATATCACTGATTCTGTATTTTGTGTGAAAGCTTGTCAGGGAGTAGATATAGTTTTACACAATGCTCAACTTGCCGAAGAAGCCGGAGATATTAAGCATTTTCGAGAAATAAATGTTTCTGGCACTGTTAATATCGCCAAGGCTGCTAAACAAGCTGGTGTAAAAACATTTGTCCATCTTTCTACCGCTTTAGTATATGGATTTGACTACCCAGAAAAAGTTACAGAATTAGGTGCGCTTTCTGGCGAAAATAATGCTTATTGTCAAACAAAAATTGAAGCAGAAATCGAAGTTTTAAAACTCAATAATGCCCCAGAATTTGGAGTCATTGTCATTCGGGCTGGAGATGTTTATGGGCCAGGAAGTCTTCCTTGGATTGTGCGGCCAATTCACATGATGCGACAAAAATTATTTGCCTATGCTAATGAAGGCAAAGGTGTGATGAATCATCTATATGTTGATAACTTAATTGATGCCATCTTTTTAGCTATAGAAAAATTAGCTTATGGAGAGGTTTTCAATATTACCGACGGTAAAGAAACTTCCTGGAAAGATTATTTTATTCATCTCGCTTCACTAGAAAATTTACCAGCACCAATGTCTTTACCTAAAGAGGAAATGAAATTATTTCTTCGAGTGCGTCTTCAAGGACAAAAACTATTTCGTAAAAAAGCTGATATTCTCCCCGAATCAGTTGATTTTATGAGTCGTCCTTATGCTTATTCTATTGCTAAAGCAGAAAGTGTTTTAAATTATCAAGCCAAAGTTGATTTAGCCGAAGGAATGCGCCGTACTCACGAATGGTTACAAAAAACTGACATTCAAAAATTGATGAAATAA
- a CDS encoding DUF2141 domain-containing protein: MLKITNLFIATLLTISFAEVAYAEPTTSLTVVVNGIRNQTGEICMRVYNSEKGFPSSDKSGIKSGCTKITGNSIKQVFSGLKPGNYAVAVVDDQNGDHKLNKDFFGIPQEGFGISKNPPVSISTGAPKFNNASFKVDKNTSINIFLKYSLDP; this comes from the coding sequence ATGCTAAAAATTACAAATCTGTTCATTGCTACCTTGCTAACTATTAGCTTTGCTGAAGTAGCTTATGCTGAACCAACAACCTCTTTAACTGTAGTTGTTAATGGTATTCGTAACCAAACTGGGGAAATTTGTATGCGAGTTTATAACTCAGAAAAAGGATTTCCCAGCAGTGATAAAAGTGGCATTAAGAGTGGCTGTACTAAAATTACAGGAAATTCTATTAAACAGGTATTCTCTGGCTTAAAACCTGGTAATTATGCTGTAGCTGTAGTTGATGATCAAAATGGTGATCACAAACTGAATAAAGACTTTTTTGGAATTCCTCAAGAAGGTTTTGGAATTTCTAAAAATCCTCCTGTTTCTATCAGCACTGGCGCACCTAAATTCAATAATGCCAGTTTTAAAGTTGACAAGAATACTAGCATTAATATCTTTTTAAAGTATTCTCTTGATCCCTAA
- a CDS encoding glycosyltransferase family 2 protein yields MPDFIIFLSKSLFGWLIIQTCLTLVFLWYLRSYKPKLLPDEQLPKTAVILCLRGADPFLPNCLRSLFQQNYPEYDLKLIIDSKDDPAFKIATETINQIGATNVQISTLRAVRHNCSLKCSSLVQAVSDLDNAYPVIAFIDADTVVHSNWLRELVTPLLDDQVGITTGNRWYVPTGNYWGSLVRYSGNVSTVVQMFLFQIPWGGTLAIKTEVLNRIKLLDKWGEVLTDDMLLHKLIKQEKLQIKFIPSLLMLNREESSLRNLLESLKRLIIGSKLYHPRWLAIVSEAYSSILVPNVVIILIFQLLLEAKWDAAALLFSVYTSYTIGLVLLMLLMELGIHQMLHKQGKKIPKLSPLIIFKMLIVIPLTQWVYGLTILSSLWTSSITWRGLTYRIKGRENIRLIEYRPYQWLDQPIDPKASL; encoded by the coding sequence ATGCCAGATTTCATAATATTTCTATCTAAGTCTTTGTTCGGTTGGCTGATAATTCAAACTTGTTTAACGTTAGTATTTTTATGGTATTTACGTTCATACAAACCAAAGTTATTACCAGATGAACAGTTACCAAAAACGGCTGTAATACTTTGTTTACGAGGTGCAGATCCTTTTTTGCCTAATTGTTTGCGATCGCTCTTCCAACAAAATTACCCAGAATACGATTTAAAGCTAATCATTGATAGTAAAGACGATCCAGCTTTTAAAATCGCCACAGAAACAATCAATCAAATCGGTGCAACCAACGTCCAAATTAGCACATTAAGAGCAGTTCGTCATAATTGTAGTCTTAAATGCAGTTCCTTAGTACAAGCTGTTTCTGATTTGGATAATGCTTATCCAGTTATAGCTTTTATAGATGCTGATACCGTAGTTCATTCTAATTGGTTGCGAGAATTAGTTACCCCTCTTCTTGATGATCAAGTTGGAATCACAACCGGAAACCGTTGGTATGTTCCCACAGGTAATTATTGGGGTTCATTAGTTCGCTACTCCGGTAACGTTTCTACAGTTGTGCAAATGTTTCTCTTTCAAATTCCCTGGGGTGGAACTTTAGCAATCAAAACAGAAGTATTAAACCGGATCAAACTTTTAGATAAGTGGGGAGAAGTATTAACAGATGATATGCTTCTCCATAAACTTATCAAGCAAGAAAAGTTACAAATAAAGTTTATCCCTTCTTTATTGATGCTAAATCGGGAAGAAAGTAGTTTACGTAACTTACTAGAATCATTAAAAAGGTTAATAATTGGTTCTAAACTTTATCATCCCCGGTGGTTAGCAATAGTCAGTGAAGCATATTCTAGTATTCTCGTACCCAATGTAGTCATCATCCTTATCTTCCAACTATTGCTTGAGGCTAAATGGGACGCAGCGGCGTTATTATTTTCCGTGTATACTTCCTACACCATTGGCTTAGTCTTACTAATGCTATTAATGGAATTAGGGATACATCAAATGCTGCACAAGCAAGGTAAAAAAATACCTAAATTATCGCCTTTAATCATCTTCAAAATGTTGATAGTTATTCCCTTAACACAGTGGGTTTATGGTTTAACAATCCTATCTTCCTTGTGGACATCAAGCATTACATGGCGTGGACTTACTTATCGAATTAAAGGGCGTGAAAATATTCGCTTAATTGAATACCGTCCTTACCAGTGGTTAGATCAACCAATTGATCCAAAAGCTTCACTTTAA
- a CDS encoding glycosyltransferase, which yields MKNKPLRIALFTGLYAPFLTGVSVAVHQRVHWLLKQGHEVFLVHPEINDKYPPQVGNRPMSGIEELEPFINFSSYSFPTEPLRFYKSLPQPLNHRYWSDTKLLTHFQPDIIVVEEAPQMRGLYSGFLQGYGRSVGVEYAKKTKTPIISIFHTDIIAYIQYYFGNKFFNLVRPLLPILVKQFSETYDLSLFSSREQLTKYQKLKAQRSEYLPYQGIDCEKFHPRNISHDPIPNDKRPTILFVGRITPEKNVNQLLDIYPLIAAKIPDVHLVIVGSGPLDAEIRRRAEKFPNGVTIWGESHGKELLGWFAKADIFVNPSVTENFCTTTNEALASGTPVVAVVAPSTAEQVISGVNGFLAAPNNPEDFAQKVITILENPDLKNQLTAQARPSILEFDWSACTQKFENKLYELVNKNQAVQESRSSKFFG from the coding sequence ATGAAAAATAAACCTCTTCGCATTGCCTTATTTACAGGATTATATGCTCCATTCTTAACAGGAGTTTCTGTTGCAGTTCATCAACGAGTTCACTGGCTATTAAAGCAAGGACATGAAGTTTTTCTAGTCCACCCAGAAATCAATGATAAATATCCTCCACAAGTTGGGAATCGTCCCATGTCGGGAATAGAAGAACTAGAACCTTTTATCAACTTTTCTTCCTATTCATTTCCTACAGAACCACTGAGATTTTATAAATCTTTACCCCAACCATTAAACCATCGTTATTGGAGTGATACAAAATTACTGACTCACTTTCAACCTGATATTATTGTTGTGGAAGAAGCCCCACAAATGAGAGGTTTATACTCTGGATTTTTGCAAGGTTATGGGCGTTCTGTGGGAGTAGAATATGCAAAAAAAACTAAAACACCCATTATTTCAATTTTCCATACAGATATTATTGCCTATATCCAATATTATTTCGGGAATAAGTTTTTTAATTTAGTCCGTCCTCTTTTGCCAATTTTAGTGAAACAATTTAGCGAAACTTACGATTTAAGTTTATTCTCTTCCCGTGAACAATTAACCAAATACCAAAAACTAAAAGCTCAACGCAGCGAATATCTCCCCTATCAAGGAATTGATTGCGAGAAATTTCATCCTCGCAATATTTCTCATGATCCAATTCCTAATGATAAACGCCCAACCATTTTATTTGTGGGACGCATTACCCCAGAAAAAAATGTTAATCAACTTTTAGATATTTATCCTCTCATTGCTGCTAAAATTCCTGATGTGCATTTAGTAATTGTTGGTAGCGGTCCATTAGATGCAGAAATTCGCCGTCGCGCTGAAAAATTCCCCAATGGTGTCACAATTTGGGGTGAATCTCATGGTAAAGAACTTTTAGGTTGGTTTGCGAAAGCAGATATATTTGTCAACCCTTCAGTGACGGAAAATTTCTGTACTACAACTAACGAAGCCTTAGCCTCTGGAACTCCCGTAGTTGCTGTTGTTGCCCCTTCAACTGCTGAACAGGTTATTTCTGGAGTTAATGGTTTTTTAGCTGCACCTAATAACCCTGAAGACTTTGCCCAAAAGGTAATTACAATTCTCGAAAATCCTGACCTCAAAAACCAATTAACAGCACAAGCACGTCCCTCAATTCTGGAATTTGATTGGTCAGCTTGTACCCAAAAATTTGAAAACAAGCTTTATGAATTAGTGAATAAAAATCAAGCAGTTCAAGAGTCCAGAAGTTCAAAATTCTTCGGATAA
- a CDS encoding phosphate ABC transporter ATP-binding protein: MSKIIPAISVKNFSFYYNKQKILENLSMDIPQNKIIAIMGPSGCGKSTFLKSLNRMSDLEGEVQTEGKIEFFGQNIYERRINLNRLRRQISTIYSKPNLFPMSIYDNVAYGVKLIGWRPKPELDGIVELALKSTDIWEEVKNKLYKPALELSCGQQQRLCIARALAVKPQVILMDELCSGLDPITTTKIEELIECLRSELTIIFISQNIQQVSRLSDFTALFQYNENHVGQLREFASTKKVLAQATDYRIRDYATSYCR; encoded by the coding sequence ATGAGTAAAATAATTCCGGCCATTAGTGTAAAAAACTTTAGTTTTTACTATAACAAGCAAAAAATTCTGGAAAATCTGTCAATGGATATTCCCCAAAATAAAATTATTGCCATTATGGGACCGAGTGGTTGTGGAAAATCTACCTTTTTAAAGTCTCTGAATCGCATGAGTGACTTAGAGGGAGAAGTCCAAACTGAAGGAAAAATAGAATTTTTTGGTCAAAATATTTATGAACGACGAATTAATCTCAATCGTCTTCGTCGTCAAATTAGTACAATTTACTCTAAGCCTAATCTTTTCCCCATGAGCATTTATGATAACGTTGCTTATGGTGTGAAACTAATTGGCTGGCGACCAAAACCAGAATTAGATGGAATTGTGGAATTAGCTCTTAAATCTACCGATATTTGGGAAGAAGTCAAAAATAAGCTCTATAAACCTGCTTTAGAACTCTCTTGTGGACAACAACAACGGCTGTGCATTGCTCGCGCTTTAGCTGTTAAACCCCAGGTTATTCTCATGGATGAACTTTGCTCTGGACTTGATCCCATCACTACCACAAAAATTGAAGAACTAATTGAGTGTTTGCGTTCTGAACTAACAATTATATTTATCTCTCAAAATATCCAACAAGTTTCTCGGCTCTCAGATTTTACAGCTTTATTTCAATACAACGAAAACCATGTTGGACAATTAAGAGAGTTTGCCTCAACTAAAAAAGTCTTAGCTCAAGCCACAGATTATCGTATCCGCGATTATGCTACTAGTTATTGCAGATAA
- a CDS encoding NUDIX hydrolase, translating into MPLGRELPQLLKQRLFYKGRKFNFEVNRLRLPNKAEGEWECIRHPGGALAIPITAEGKLVLVRQYRFAVQGRLLEFPAGTVEPNEDPLETVKREIEEETGYHARQWDKLGEFFLAPGYSDEIIYAFIARDLEKLETPPEQDEDEDIETVLLTPEELEKAILAGEPVDAKSIASFFLLRSFL; encoded by the coding sequence ATGCCATTAGGTAGAGAATTACCACAGTTGCTGAAGCAACGCTTATTTTATAAAGGACGCAAGTTTAACTTTGAGGTTAATCGCTTGCGTTTACCCAACAAAGCTGAAGGGGAATGGGAATGCATTCGTCACCCTGGTGGCGCTCTGGCTATCCCCATTACCGCAGAAGGTAAACTGGTACTTGTACGTCAATATCGGTTTGCAGTGCAGGGCAGATTATTAGAATTTCCTGCGGGGACGGTAGAACCCAATGAAGATCCTTTAGAGACAGTCAAACGGGAAATTGAGGAAGAAACTGGCTATCATGCTCGTCAGTGGGATAAGCTAGGAGAATTTTTCCTTGCTCCTGGTTATTCCGATGAAATCATCTATGCATTTATTGCTAGAGATTTAGAAAAGCTGGAAACACCACCAGAACAAGACGAAGATGAAGACATTGAGACAGTATTACTAACTCCTGAAGAATTGGAAAAAGCCATTTTGGCAGGAGAACCTGTAGATGCTAAATCTATTGCTAGTTTTTTCCTATTGCGTTCATTTTTATAA
- the folK gene encoding 2-amino-4-hydroxy-6-hydroxymethyldihydropteridine diphosphokinase — MVKTAARTAIALGSNMGNSPAILAGALEALAQTSGITIQAKSSWYRTKAIGPTQPDYLNGCAILSVQISPQALLAQLLTIEQEFGRVRQEHWGPRTLDLDLLLYDDLILDQPNLQIPHPRMTERAFVLVPLAEIAPDWIDPVSQRVIQNLLLEIDTSDVYLL, encoded by the coding sequence ATGGTAAAAACTGCCGCTAGAACTGCGATCGCTCTCGGTAGTAATATGGGTAATTCCCCAGCTATTTTAGCAGGAGCTTTAGAAGCTTTAGCCCAAACATCAGGTATAACGATACAAGCTAAATCGAGTTGGTATCGTACCAAAGCCATAGGACCAACTCAGCCAGATTACTTAAATGGTTGTGCGATATTATCCGTGCAAATTTCACCACAAGCTTTATTAGCACAATTACTAACAATTGAACAAGAGTTTGGGCGTGTGCGTCAGGAACACTGGGGTCCACGCACTTTAGATCTAGATTTGTTATTATATGATGACTTAATTTTAGATCAGCCAAATCTCCAAATTCCCCATCCCCGCATGACTGAAAGAGCTTTTGTTTTAGTCCCTCTAGCAGAAATTGCTCCAGATTGGATAGATCCTGTATCTCAAAGGGTAATTCAAAATTTACTACTGGAGATAGACACTTCTGATGTATATTTGTTGTAG
- a CDS encoding tetratricopeptide repeat protein, translating into MKCPVCAAIYRTTKGAGTQGGENHSQTSPLRPHSPTCRRCKADLSDLITLHDQAIWYHRQALDLFSKGFYPEAATHNNQALALYSSHADFHTLAGKIWALQGEWREAIASWQQALKFDPQNAIACDCLQMIKLSENV; encoded by the coding sequence ATGAAATGTCCTGTTTGTGCAGCAATTTATCGGACAACAAAGGGAGCAGGGACGCAAGGGGGAGAAAATCACAGCCAGACTTCTCCATTGCGTCCCCATTCGCCAACTTGTAGACGCTGCAAAGCCGATTTATCTGACTTGATTACTTTGCATGATCAAGCTATTTGGTATCACAGACAAGCCCTGGATTTGTTTTCAAAAGGGTTTTATCCAGAAGCAGCAACGCACAACAATCAAGCTTTAGCTTTGTATTCCAGTCATGCAGACTTTCATACCTTAGCTGGGAAAATATGGGCATTGCAAGGAGAATGGAGAGAAGCGATCGCATCTTGGCAACAAGCACTCAAATTTGACCCACAAAATGCAATTGCTTGTGATTGTCTACAAATGATCAAGCTATCTGAAAACGTTTGA
- a CDS encoding Hsp70 family protein produces the protein MKAVGIDLGTTNSEVAIVENGQVRVLPGEDGDLILPSCVGFSDTGKVLVGREALRQYAAAPERTVKSIKRWMGTDHKTTLGDKEYLPHEVSAIILRALKQRAENALGEAITQAVITVPAYFTDAQRQATKTAGEIAGLEVLQIINEPTAAALAYDLRSEETERVVVYDLGGGTFDVSVVEITGEVTEVLATHGNNRLGGDDFDRLLQLYLVDLFRKQHSVDVPDDAVTQARLLRAAEQLKIDLSSHGFATVREAFLGTKGKTALHLETEVPRADLEKLIRPLLTETLEAIDRALTDADLLPGDIDRIILVGGSTRIPLVQEMISEHLGQTPSDGIQPDLCVALGAALQAGVLVGESVDAILVDVIPHSLGIAAAVSTPMGIMPGYFSVIIPRNSVVPVSRSQVYYTVSDEQEVVEIEVFQGENAIAEENVPLGDFRVENLPPKPAGGIQVEVHFDFDINGILTVTTTEKGKGQQGTLVVNNAGIEKLSSHELKQARADLDALFEVDETIGMSAKETVSAVEIAPELAALLDRAQQTLPTLDSEQAEELQDLLAQIEDASANQSAELSELQEELSDFLYYAISNQSK, from the coding sequence ATGAAAGCAGTTGGTATTGATTTAGGGACAACAAATTCTGAAGTAGCAATTGTCGAAAACGGACAGGTGCGGGTATTGCCAGGAGAAGATGGTGACCTGATTTTGCCTTCCTGTGTAGGGTTTAGCGATACGGGTAAAGTGCTAGTGGGACGAGAAGCACTGCGTCAATATGCTGCCGCTCCCGAACGCACCGTGAAGTCAATTAAACGGTGGATGGGAACTGACCACAAAACCACTTTAGGAGATAAAGAATACTTACCCCATGAAGTTTCCGCCATTATTCTCCGCGCTCTCAAACAACGGGCTGAAAATGCTTTGGGAGAAGCAATTACCCAAGCAGTGATTACAGTTCCCGCTTACTTTACAGATGCTCAACGGCAAGCAACTAAAACCGCTGGGGAGATCGCTGGTTTAGAGGTGCTGCAAATTATCAACGAACCAACAGCAGCCGCTTTAGCTTATGATTTGCGTTCCGAAGAGACAGAACGGGTTGTGGTTTATGACTTGGGAGGTGGTACTTTTGATGTGTCGGTAGTCGAAATTACAGGCGAAGTCACAGAAGTATTAGCTACTCATGGTAATAACCGCTTGGGTGGAGACGATTTTGACAGGCTGTTACAACTTTATCTAGTGGATTTATTTCGTAAACAGCATAGTGTGGATGTGCCAGATGATGCTGTCACCCAAGCGCGTCTTTTACGAGCAGCCGAGCAGTTAAAAATTGATCTGAGTTCCCATGGTTTTGCCACAGTTCGGGAAGCCTTTTTAGGTACTAAAGGCAAGACTGCACTCCATCTAGAGACAGAAGTACCGCGAGCAGATTTGGAAAAATTGATTCGCCCCTTATTAACAGAAACTTTAGAGGCCATTGACCGCGCTCTCACCGATGCAGATCTATTGCCTGGTGATATTGACCGGATTATCTTAGTGGGTGGTTCGACACGCATTCCTCTAGTCCAAGAAATGATTTCAGAACATCTGGGACAGACTCCCAGTGATGGTATTCAACCAGACCTTTGTGTGGCTTTGGGAGCAGCTTTACAAGCTGGGGTGTTGGTAGGTGAATCTGTGGATGCCATTCTTGTAGATGTGATTCCCCATTCCTTGGGTATTGCTGCGGCTGTGTCAACACCAATGGGGATTATGCCTGGTTACTTCAGTGTGATTATTCCCCGTAACAGTGTTGTTCCCGTTTCTCGCTCTCAAGTTTATTACACTGTGTCTGATGAACAAGAAGTGGTAGAAATTGAAGTTTTTCAGGGAGAAAATGCGATCGCCGAAGAAAATGTGCCGCTAGGTGATTTTAGAGTCGAGAACTTACCACCCAAACCCGCAGGAGGTATTCAAGTTGAGGTTCACTTTGACTTTGATATCAATGGCATTCTGACTGTCACCACTACTGAAAAAGGTAAAGGACAACAGGGAACGCTAGTAGTCAATAATGCAGGGATTGAGAAGCTTTCTAGCCATGAATTGAAGCAAGCAAGGGCAGATTTAGATGCCTTGTTTGAAGTTGATGAAACTATCGGAATGTCAGCTAAAGAGACAGTTTCCGCAGTAGAAATAGCTCCAGAATTAGCAGCACTTTTAGACCGCGCTCAACAAACATTGCCCACACTAGATTCTGAACAAGCAGAGGAATTACAAGACTTATTAGCCCAGATTGAAGATGCGAGTGCAAACCAGAGTGCAGAATTATCCGAGTTGCAAGAAGAACTCTCAGATTTTCTGTACTACGCAATTTCCAATCAGTCAAAGTAA
- a CDS encoding AAA family ATPase translates to MSRWFNIAGPCKPDKHYTLSATSRLPDLSVLIEQESYFVVHAPRQTGKTTAMLALAQQLTATGRYAAVMVSAEVGSAFNHDPSAAELAILGTWQNTIEDDLSPELQPPTWVYNAPGQRIGENLRAWSRAIKRPLVLFIDEIDSLQDETLISVLRQLRDGYRSRPENFPISVGLIGLRDVRDYKVASGGSDRLNTSSPFNIKVISITLRNFNAVEVQELYQQHTEETGQIFTSEATATAFDLTQGQPWLVNALAKEVVEKMVKDRSIAITKEHILQAKEILIARQDTHLDSLAERLREPRIKAIIEPMLAGLELGNIPNDDIQFVIDLGLCKMHPQGGLSIANPIYREVLPRVLTVTPMASLPRIAPTWLTSEGELNIDTLLAAFLKFWRQHGEPLLGSTGYHEIAPHIVLMAFLHRVVNGGGTLEREYAIGSDRMDLCLRYKDVTLGMELKVWREKKRDPQTDGIEQLESYLGRLGLDFGWLFVFDRRKNALPMEERLSTQVMVTENQRAITVIRA, encoded by the coding sequence ATGTCTCGCTGGTTTAATATTGCAGGTCCGTGTAAACCTGATAAACACTATACGCTCTCAGCAACAAGTCGTCTCCCCGACTTGTCGGTGCTGATTGAACAAGAAAGTTATTTTGTCGTTCATGCACCCCGACAAACGGGGAAAACAACGGCAATGTTAGCCCTAGCGCAGCAACTTACCGCAACTGGACGTTATGCAGCAGTAATGGTATCGGCAGAGGTGGGAAGTGCTTTTAATCATGACCCCAGTGCAGCAGAATTAGCGATTTTGGGAACTTGGCAGAATACAATTGAGGATGACCTATCCCCAGAACTACAACCCCCAACGTGGGTTTATAATGCTCCTGGTCAGAGAATTGGCGAAAATTTAAGAGCTTGGTCACGAGCGATTAAGCGTCCCTTGGTATTATTTATAGATGAAATTGACTCTTTGCAAGACGAAACCCTAATTTCGGTACTAAGGCAATTACGAGATGGTTATCGCAGTCGTCCAGAAAATTTTCCCATATCTGTGGGATTAATTGGTTTACGTGATGTGCGAGATTATAAGGTGGCATCCGGTGGTAGTGACAGATTAAACACATCCAGTCCTTTTAATATTAAAGTCATTTCCATTACCTTGAGAAATTTTAATGCTGTAGAGGTGCAAGAACTATATCAACAACACACAGAAGAAACAGGACAAATTTTCACTTCAGAAGCCACAGCCACAGCTTTTGATTTAACCCAGGGACAACCTTGGTTAGTTAATGCTCTTGCTAAAGAAGTTGTGGAAAAAATGGTTAAAGATAGAAGTATTGCTATTACAAAAGAACATATTTTACAAGCTAAAGAAATATTAATTGCCCGTCAAGATACTCATCTTGATAGTTTAGCTGAACGTTTACGAGAGCCAAGGATAAAAGCAATTATCGAGCCAATGTTAGCGGGTTTGGAATTGGGGAATATACCCAACGATGATATTCAATTTGTGATTGATTTGGGTTTGTGTAAAATGCACCCCCAAGGTGGATTAAGCATTGCTAATCCAATTTATCGAGAAGTTTTACCCAGAGTGTTAACTGTGACACCAATGGCTTCCCTACCAAGGATTGCACCAACTTGGTTAACCTCAGAAGGGGAATTAAATATAGATACATTACTTGCAGCATTTCTCAAGTTTTGGCGACAGCATGGAGAACCGTTATTAGGTAGCACTGGCTATCATGAAATCGCACCGCATATTGTATTAATGGCTTTCTTACATCGTGTTGTTAACGGTGGTGGAACTCTGGAGAGGGAATATGCAATTGGTAGTGACAGAATGGATTTATGTCTGCGGTATAAAGATGTAACATTAGGTATGGAGTTAAAGGTATGGCGCGAGAAAAAGCGTGACCCCCAAACTGATGGTATTGAGCAATTAGAATCCTATTTAGGGCGTTTGGGGTTAGATTTTGGTTGGTTATTTGTGTTTGACAGGCGTAAAAATGCCCTACCAATGGAAGAACGTTTGTCAACTCAGGTTATGGTGACGGAAAATCAACGGGCGATTACTGTGATTCGGGCGTGA